A window of the Lagenorhynchus albirostris chromosome 1, mLagAlb1.1, whole genome shotgun sequence genome harbors these coding sequences:
- the SERPINA10 gene encoding protein Z-dependent protease inhibitor, which yields MQAVLSLLLPCLLAQVWLVPGSTPGPRSPEAQAGLETLPTPRAQTESSEGARVLQEDEGPPWLTANWQKLSGETSNLGFSLLRKISMRHDGNVVFSPLGLAWAMAALTLGARGQSRAQLETGLRLQALNQTLPAVNQTRPPRLPALFKQLRESLSHNPELGLTQGSFAFIHEDFDVKETFLNFSKRYFDMECVTINFRNASQAKGLMNHHINKETQGRIPKLFEEVNPDTKLILADYILLKGKWLTPFDPVLTETDTFYLDKYKAVKVPMMYRAGKFASTFDKNFRCHVLKLPYRGNATMLVVLMGRIGDHLALEDYLTTDLVDTWLRNMKTRKMEVFFPKFKLDQKYKMHELLKQMGIRRIFSPWADLSDLSVTERNLKVSKVLQRAMIEVDEEGTEAVAGTLSEITAYSMPPIIKVDRPFHFIIYEETSRIVLFLGRVVNPTLL from the exons ATGCAGGCGGTGCTGAGCCTCCTgctgccctgcctcctggcccagGTGTGGCTGGTACCCGGTTCCACCCCTGGTCCCCGCTCACCAGAGGCCCAGGCAGGACTGGAGACTCTGCCAACCCCCAGGGCCCAGACCGAGAGCAGCGAGGGGGCGCGGGTCCTGCAGGAGGACGAGGGCCCCCCCTGGCTGACAGCCAACTGGCAGAAGCTCTCTGGGGAGACCTCCAACTTGGGGTTCAGTCTGCTTCGTAAGATCTCCATGAGGCACGACGGCAACGTGGTCTTCTCCCCGCTCGGCCTGGCCTGGGCCATGGCAGCCTTGACCCTGGGGGCCAGGGGACAGAGCAGAGCCCAGCTGGAGACGGGGCTCCGCCTGCAGGCCCTGAATCAGACCCTGCCCGCCGTGAACCAGACCCGGCCCCCGCGCCTGCCTGCCCTCTTCAAGCAGCTCCGAGAAAGCCTGTCCCACAACCCAGAGCTGGGCCTGACCCAGGGGAGTTTTGCCTTCATCCACGAGGACTTTGATGTCAAAGAGACCTTCCTCAATTTCTCCAAGAGGTATTTCGATATGGAGTGTGTGACTATAAATTTTCGCAACGCGTCCCAGGCCAAAGGGCTCATGAATCATCACATTAACAAAGAGACTCAGGGGAGAATTCCCAAACTCTTTGAGGAGGTTAATCCTGACACCAAATTAATTCTTGCGGATTACATCTTGCTCAAAG GGAAATGGCTGACCCCTTTTGACCCTGTCCTCACCGAGACAGACACTTTCTACCTGGACAAGTACAAGGCAGTCAAGGTGCCCATGATGTATAGGGCAGGCAAGTTTGCCTCCACTTTTGACAAGAATTTTCGTTGCCACGTCCTCAAACTGCCCTACCGAGGAAATGCCACCATGCTGGTGGTCCTCATGGGAAGGATAGGGGACCACCTGGCCCTTGAGGACTACTTGACCACAGATTTGGTGGACACGTGGCTCAGGAACATGAAAACCAG AAAAATGGAAGTTTTCTTTCCAAAGTTCAAGTTAGACCAGAAGTATAAGATGCATGAGCTGCTGAAACAGATGGGAATCAGAAGAATCTTCTCACCCTGGGCTGACCTGAGTGATCTCTCAGTTactgaaagaaatcttaaagtaTCCAAG GTTTTACAAAGAGCGATGATTGAGGTGGATGAAGAAGGAACAGAGGCGGTGGCGGGAACCCTGTCAGAAATCACTGCTTATTCCATGCCTCCCATCATCAAAGTGGACCGGCCGTTTCACTTCATCATCTATGAAGAAACCTCCAGAATCGTGCTATTTCTGGGCAGGGTGGTGAATCCGACTCTCCTGTGA